In one window of Pseudoalteromonas espejiana DSM 9414 DNA:
- a CDS encoding M14 family metallopeptidase: MSNTTYPIGTPHTPWNAAQKAQWLKLQQKKRDYSQLVLSKIKQTHSHLSAEQYGTLNYEQSSYPLYLLKSKNWQNSRPTVLVTGGVHGYETSGVMGALAFVDTAVADYVDTYNFIIAPCISPWGFETINRWNPDAIDPNRSFYKNSPAQESAAIMNYVASLNSSLIAHIDLHETTDTDNSEFRPALAARDGKINTNWNIPDGFYLVADSNKPAPAFQKAILNSVEKVTHIAPSDENNKLIGVPQEQFGVINYAARELGLCMGFTDAPYVTTTEVYPDSPSATDEQCTLAQVAVITGALDYIKAL, from the coding sequence ATGAGCAACACTACATACCCAATTGGCACGCCGCACACACCATGGAATGCAGCGCAGAAAGCCCAGTGGTTAAAGCTTCAGCAAAAAAAACGTGATTATAGCCAGTTAGTGCTGAGCAAAATAAAGCAAACCCATTCGCATTTAAGCGCAGAGCAATACGGCACGTTAAACTACGAGCAATCTAGCTACCCACTGTATTTATTAAAAAGTAAAAACTGGCAAAACAGCCGCCCTACCGTTTTAGTTACCGGTGGAGTACATGGCTACGAAACCAGTGGTGTAATGGGTGCGCTTGCTTTTGTAGATACTGCCGTTGCAGATTATGTAGATACTTATAACTTTATTATTGCACCGTGTATTAGCCCATGGGGATTTGAAACTATAAATCGCTGGAATCCAGACGCTATTGATCCAAACCGCTCTTTTTATAAAAATAGTCCGGCGCAAGAGTCAGCAGCAATTATGAATTATGTAGCCAGCCTCAATAGCTCGTTGATAGCCCATATTGATTTACACGAGACCACCGATACAGATAACAGTGAATTTAGGCCAGCCCTTGCTGCACGCGATGGCAAAATTAATACTAACTGGAATATCCCTGATGGGTTTTATTTAGTGGCCGACAGCAACAAACCAGCCCCTGCATTTCAAAAGGCTATTTTAAACAGTGTAGAAAAAGTTACCCACATAGCGCCTAGCGACGAAAATAATAAACTAATTGGCGTGCCACAAGAGCAATTTGGTGTAATTAATTACGCAGCCCGCGAGTTAGGCCTATGCATGGGCTTTACAGACGCTCCTTATGTAACTACAACCGAGGTTTACCCCGATAGCCCAAGTGCAACCGATGAGCAATGCACACTCGCACAAGTTGCTGTTATTACAGGTGCATTGGATTATATTAAGGCACTTTAA
- a CDS encoding ABC1 kinase family protein gives MATPRSVPTSRLSRFAKLGSLAGGVAANMLIDGTKSAITGKGWDNKSLLLQPKNIEKLATQLAHLRGAAMKLGQLLSMDAGDLLSPELAKLLALLRSDANPMPHKQLVAVLKQQWGSEWLSRFSHIELRPFAAASIGQVHLAYQENGEKLAIKIQYPGIAQSVESDVDNVISLLQITRLLPNELDIKPLVSEAKAQLLAEADYEREANYLNKYASFLAHSNTFKVPKVYAQHSTKQVLAMEFVNAKPIEGINDLPQDEQNTVAAALIDLFFKEMFEFKLVQTDPNFANFHYQSESKKIVLFDFGATRKISPSLSQAYLALFKAGSQDNRAGVLSAAVEIGYFKDDIVDSYKNHVIDLFLMACEPLRVKGEFDFKNSTLANNIKNAGLELSAQSQHWHTPPVDALFIHRKLAGLYLIAAKLNAKIDVNALFKHYI, from the coding sequence ATGGCAACACCGCGCAGCGTTCCTACCTCACGGCTTTCTCGATTTGCAAAACTTGGCTCTTTAGCCGGTGGCGTTGCGGCCAATATGCTAATAGATGGTACTAAAAGTGCCATAACTGGCAAGGGCTGGGATAATAAATCTTTATTGCTACAACCTAAAAATATTGAAAAATTAGCCACACAGCTTGCTCACCTTCGCGGTGCAGCAATGAAGCTTGGGCAGCTATTATCTATGGACGCAGGAGACTTACTAAGCCCTGAGCTTGCAAAGTTGTTAGCGTTACTACGATCAGACGCCAACCCTATGCCGCATAAACAACTTGTGGCAGTGCTTAAACAGCAATGGGGGAGTGAGTGGTTATCGCGATTTTCGCATATTGAATTAAGGCCCTTTGCAGCAGCCTCTATTGGGCAAGTGCATTTGGCCTATCAAGAAAACGGTGAAAAGCTAGCTATAAAAATTCAATACCCTGGCATTGCCCAAAGCGTAGAAAGCGATGTAGATAATGTAATATCGCTTTTGCAAATAACACGGTTACTCCCCAATGAGCTTGATATAAAACCTCTCGTTAGTGAAGCTAAAGCACAATTACTGGCAGAGGCTGACTACGAACGTGAAGCTAACTACTTAAACAAATACGCTAGTTTTTTAGCTCACTCAAATACCTTTAAAGTTCCTAAAGTGTATGCGCAACATAGCACTAAACAGGTTTTAGCTATGGAATTTGTAAACGCTAAGCCCATTGAGGGCATTAATGACCTGCCGCAAGATGAGCAAAACACCGTAGCAGCTGCTTTAATCGATTTATTTTTTAAAGAAATGTTTGAATTTAAACTTGTGCAAACCGATCCTAATTTTGCAAATTTCCACTATCAAAGCGAGAGTAAAAAAATCGTACTTTTTGATTTTGGCGCTACTCGCAAAATATCCCCTAGTTTAAGCCAAGCTTATTTAGCTTTGTTTAAAGCGGGTAGTCAAGATAACCGTGCTGGTGTTTTATCTGCAGCAGTTGAAATTGGTTACTTTAAAGATGACATTGTTGATAGCTATAAAAATCATGTTATTGACTTATTTTTAATGGCTTGTGAGCCATTAAGAGTTAAAGGTGAGTTTGATTTTAAAAATAGCACTTTGGCCAATAATATTAAAAATGCAGGGCTTGAACTGAGCGCTCAATCGCAGCATTGGCACACCCCACCGGTAGATGCTTTATTTATCCATCGTAAATTAGCGGGGCTTTACTTAATTGCCGCAAAGCTTAATGCAAAAATAGATGTTAATGCATTATTTAAGCACTACATTTAG
- a CDS encoding DUF349 domain-containing protein has translation MIFKHLFTPKWKHPKQQVRLDAIEKLDVQRDASILNTLALEDNSAEIRRKALQKINELPLWWKAYKQDQALKDVAELQISNAVLNNESALSARIKSEYIDRFAPVKTLEKLAFAEKELQVRVKLLKRLANPKLIEKAFKEGSEELQVQLVELIITHQLIKPLVKHAKGAALQSLESHLENERLAIEMPALVESATRVILAKLNALRDKNDYAIVNPQAGDLMAQWQALELKWLSEEHVKTLDKKYISITDKLDAHIETLKAEHEQEQQRLAMQQRQLLALATLEALSEEIENALQLGLETPEQIQQDWLDAKVAQAKQTLSDAQHADNAQTKLVVNKLEKLFNQVAKLPELTEAIKQYNSAFSELKEIKPAEQLADYDIVLNTFNTMFKQTRSHLNVLDGAVEKNFKAQLNTHKKQFLAQMSELTKPLEKNQGLAKRKARDVKRLIEEGRFNVAFGVFKGFEELFNKLTVQFQQPLVNLKADLEAQLADAKDWQKYAAAPKREALLEEVSALVGEECNDPQQRAEQVKTLRKRWNELGRLDTEQEKQQGEQFDSNIELLFAPCRSYFAEQEVARDAAKAQRETIISDMNALGTQNTELEGFDWKQYESQYNRLNKAWRSVGKVDPKTYRVLNDRYKQQQQTVLATLTAFHKSNAAQKNALVEQAQLLSQSDDLAAACHELKQLQQQWQTIGFAGLKAENALWQKFRQFNDETFSKRSNEFEQQKLAQTETDNQAATELSELESALAQVNQKAQLHDLETKVKGYTQYKSLAPKVTALLAAIDEKLVLLTSQAQRANFEALIDALENNDVLPSQFQAPLATSLSSEQLVTRMEILANVSSQNAALRMAEQVAMLDDKHRGEHADLNYYLKQLLALSKGSVEPDTLAKIKTIFTA, from the coding sequence ATGATCTTTAAACACCTTTTTACACCAAAGTGGAAACACCCAAAGCAACAAGTTCGTCTAGACGCAATTGAAAAACTAGATGTACAGCGCGACGCTTCAATTTTAAATACTTTAGCGCTGGAAGATAACTCAGCTGAAATTCGTCGTAAAGCACTGCAAAAAATAAACGAGTTACCACTTTGGTGGAAAGCTTATAAACAAGATCAAGCACTTAAAGATGTAGCTGAGCTACAAATCTCAAATGCGGTATTAAATAACGAAAGCGCACTGAGTGCACGAATTAAAAGCGAATACATTGACCGTTTTGCTCCAGTAAAAACATTAGAAAAGCTCGCATTTGCTGAAAAAGAATTACAGGTAAGGGTAAAGCTTTTAAAACGCTTAGCTAACCCAAAACTAATTGAAAAAGCATTCAAAGAAGGCAGCGAAGAGCTACAAGTACAACTTGTTGAGCTTATTATTACGCACCAACTTATAAAGCCACTAGTAAAGCACGCTAAAGGCGCTGCATTACAAAGTTTAGAATCGCACCTAGAAAACGAGCGTTTAGCAATAGAAATGCCTGCGCTGGTTGAAAGCGCAACACGCGTTATTTTAGCCAAATTAAATGCGCTACGTGATAAAAACGATTACGCCATTGTAAACCCACAAGCAGGCGATTTAATGGCGCAGTGGCAAGCATTAGAGCTTAAGTGGCTTAGTGAAGAACACGTAAAAACGCTTGATAAAAAGTACATTAGCATTACCGACAAGCTCGATGCCCATATTGAAACTCTTAAAGCTGAACATGAGCAAGAGCAGCAACGCTTAGCAATGCAACAGCGCCAACTGCTAGCACTGGCAACATTAGAGGCGCTAAGTGAAGAAATTGAAAACGCATTACAGTTAGGTTTAGAAACCCCTGAGCAAATTCAGCAAGATTGGTTAGATGCAAAAGTAGCGCAAGCAAAGCAAACGCTAAGCGATGCACAACATGCAGATAACGCACAAACAAAGCTTGTTGTTAACAAGCTAGAAAAGCTATTTAATCAGGTTGCTAAGCTTCCAGAGCTCACCGAGGCTATTAAGCAATACAATAGCGCCTTTAGCGAACTTAAAGAAATTAAGCCTGCCGAGCAGTTAGCTGATTACGACATAGTACTCAACACATTTAATACTATGTTTAAACAAACACGTAGCCACTTAAATGTACTTGATGGCGCCGTTGAGAAAAACTTTAAAGCGCAGTTAAACACGCATAAAAAACAATTTTTAGCGCAAATGAGTGAGCTTACAAAACCACTTGAAAAAAACCAAGGGTTAGCTAAGCGTAAAGCTCGTGATGTGAAACGCCTAATAGAAGAAGGCCGTTTTAATGTAGCATTTGGCGTTTTTAAAGGCTTTGAAGAGCTTTTTAATAAATTAACAGTGCAGTTTCAGCAACCACTTGTAAATTTAAAAGCTGATTTAGAAGCGCAGCTAGCAGATGCAAAAGATTGGCAAAAATACGCAGCCGCACCAAAACGCGAAGCATTGCTTGAAGAAGTAAGCGCATTAGTGGGTGAAGAATGTAACGACCCGCAGCAGCGTGCTGAGCAAGTTAAAACACTGCGTAAGCGTTGGAATGAGCTTGGCCGTTTAGACACAGAGCAAGAAAAACAACAGGGTGAGCAATTCGATAGCAATATTGAGCTGTTATTTGCCCCATGCCGTAGCTACTTTGCAGAGCAAGAAGTAGCAAGGGATGCAGCTAAAGCTCAACGCGAAACAATTATTAGCGATATGAATGCTCTAGGCACTCAAAATACCGAACTAGAAGGCTTTGATTGGAAACAATATGAGAGCCAATACAACCGACTAAATAAAGCATGGCGAAGTGTTGGCAAAGTGGATCCTAAAACATACCGCGTATTGAACGATCGCTATAAACAACAGCAGCAAACGGTTTTAGCCACACTTACTGCATTTCATAAATCTAATGCGGCTCAAAAAAATGCACTCGTTGAACAGGCTCAGTTATTATCACAAAGTGATGACCTAGCAGCGGCATGTCACGAGCTAAAGCAGTTACAGCAACAGTGGCAAACCATAGGTTTTGCAGGCTTAAAAGCTGAAAATGCCTTGTGGCAAAAGTTTCGTCAGTTTAATGATGAAACTTTTAGCAAGCGCAGCAACGAGTTTGAGCAGCAAAAATTAGCGCAAACCGAAACAGATAATCAAGCAGCGACAGAACTAAGCGAGCTTGAAAGCGCACTGGCGCAAGTAAATCAAAAAGCTCAGTTGCACGACCTAGAAACAAAAGTGAAAGGGTACACGCAATATAAGTCGTTGGCGCCAAAAGTAACGGCACTGTTAGCGGCTATAGATGAAAAGCTAGTATTGCTTACAAGCCAAGCACAACGCGCTAATTTTGAAGCACTTATTGATGCACTTGAAAATAACGATGTATTACCAAGTCAGTTCCAAGCGCCACTTGCAACATCGCTAAGCAGTGAGCAGCTTGTAACACGAATGGAAATTTTGGCAAATGTAAGCTCGCAAAATGCTGCGCTTAGAATGGCAGAGCAAGTTGCTATGCTAGACGATAAACACCGCGGCGAACATGCTGATTTAAACTACTATCTAAAGCAGTTGCTAGCGCTCAGTAAGGGTTCAGTTGAGCCTGACACACTGGCAAAAATTAAAACTATTTTTACAGCATAA
- a CDS encoding YeaC family protein, translating into MNIDNLVKNITPELFERLQYGASTGKWPDGTPLSDEQKQQTVQLVMLYQAKIAQSNEQFTIGANGEMIQKTKAQLQKEFNSENEIARFSEHDL; encoded by the coding sequence ATGAATATTGACAACCTAGTAAAAAATATCACCCCAGAATTATTTGAACGTTTACAGTACGGTGCATCTACTGGCAAATGGCCAGATGGCACACCGCTATCTGATGAGCAAAAGCAGCAAACAGTACAGCTTGTTATGCTATACCAAGCAAAAATAGCGCAGTCTAATGAGCAATTTACCATTGGCGCTAATGGCGAAATGATCCAAAAAACAAAAGCACAACTACAAAAAGAATTTAACTCAGAAAACGAAATAGCTAGGTTTAGTGAACATGATCTTTAA
- the ccoG gene encoding cytochrome c oxidase accessory protein CcoG, translating into MKFDIKEEDMIIKPYKTEGPIYIREQKGFFQRIRRNLGWLLMLTFIAIPWIQYKGEQAVLLDVATQKFTIFGLTLLPQDFMILALLFMVGAFALFFVTNWLGRVWCGYTCPQTIWMLMFSWVEQRIEGTRNQRIKLDKSKWTLSTWRKKITKHSAWIAISVLTATSFMAYFIPAKSLYMEMLTLQWSGITSFWVFLFAFCTYGNAGFLREKMCNVACPYSRFQSVMFDKDTLIVSYDAQRGENRGPRKRKADPKALNLGDCVDCNLCVEVCPAGIDIRNGLQYECINCGLCIDACDDTMDKFGYEKGLIKYASEKQMQGKKTNPFRLKLVGYGVLTLVLIVSMFAWVLQRTPIEASVLRDRNALYRVNYEGLVENPYTLTIINKTQQPLHYTIAIEGMPVASLTAPSSILVLPGVMKKVPVTVTADGYDISKKVSPISFVVSANENPAISITKTSQFYKN; encoded by the coding sequence ATGAAGTTTGATATTAAAGAAGAAGACATGATCATCAAGCCCTACAAAACAGAGGGCCCGATTTACATCCGCGAACAAAAAGGCTTTTTTCAGCGCATAAGACGCAACTTAGGTTGGTTACTTATGCTTACGTTTATAGCCATACCTTGGATACAATATAAGGGTGAGCAAGCAGTGCTACTTGATGTAGCAACGCAAAAATTTACAATTTTTGGCTTAACCTTACTTCCGCAAGACTTTATGATTTTAGCGCTGCTATTTATGGTTGGCGCATTTGCACTGTTTTTTGTAACAAACTGGCTGGGTCGAGTCTGGTGTGGTTACACATGTCCGCAAACAATATGGATGTTAATGTTTAGTTGGGTAGAGCAGCGTATAGAGGGCACACGTAATCAGCGTATTAAGTTAGATAAGTCAAAATGGACACTGAGCACTTGGCGTAAAAAAATTACTAAGCACAGCGCGTGGATTGCTATATCCGTACTTACGGCCACGTCATTTATGGCCTATTTTATACCAGCTAAAAGCTTATACATGGAAATGCTTACTTTGCAGTGGTCGGGCATTACTAGCTTTTGGGTGTTTTTATTTGCTTTTTGTACTTATGGTAACGCCGGTTTTTTACGTGAGAAAATGTGTAATGTAGCGTGCCCTTATTCACGCTTTCAATCAGTTATGTTTGATAAAGATACACTCATTGTAAGTTACGATGCTCAGCGCGGCGAAAATCGTGGTCCTAGAAAGCGCAAAGCCGATCCAAAAGCACTTAATTTAGGCGATTGCGTAGATTGTAACTTATGTGTAGAAGTCTGCCCAGCGGGCATTGATATACGTAATGGCTTGCAATATGAATGTATAAACTGCGGTTTATGTATAGATGCATGCGACGATACTATGGATAAATTTGGCTACGAAAAAGGGTTAATTAAGTACGCGAGTGAAAAACAAATGCAAGGCAAAAAAACCAACCCATTTAGGCTTAAATTAGTGGGGTATGGTGTACTTACGCTTGTGTTAATTGTTTCTATGTTTGCGTGGGTTTTACAACGTACACCTATAGAAGCATCGGTGCTGCGTGATAGAAATGCATTATATCGCGTAAACTACGAAGGTTTGGTCGAGAACCCCTACACATTAACTATTATTAATAAAACTCAGCAGCCATTACATTACACAATAGCCATTGAAGGGATGCCCGTTGCATCACTCACTGCGCCAAGCTCTATATTAGTATTACCCGGTGTAATGAAAAAAGTGCCGGTAACAGTCACAGCCGATGGCTACGATATTAGTAAAAAAGTAAGCCCAATTAGTTTTGTCGTATCAGCAAATGAAAACCCTGCTATTTCCATTACTAAAACCAGTCAATTTTATAAAAATTAA
- a CDS encoding DUF1439 domain-containing protein, whose amino-acid sequence MRILLLIVTTLFLTACNTTQGVSIYSFTSSEVESVLGKQLPKLSEKVSLMGLPVQFDVNDLSVNIGPDNRDVVVLGADSSAEINAFALKYPVRLKLQIEGSPFYDSEKKAVFLRNIKLLDSSVDAGGFKGNLGALDNEAMDVINAFLAVNPVYTLNMDDPKMMLLSKLPLDMKVVEGAIKLVPRL is encoded by the coding sequence ATGAGAATTTTACTACTTATTGTAACAACACTTTTTTTGACCGCCTGTAACACAACTCAGGGCGTTTCTATTTACTCTTTTACAAGCTCCGAAGTTGAAAGCGTACTTGGCAAGCAGTTACCTAAGTTAAGTGAAAAAGTAAGCTTAATGGGTTTGCCAGTACAGTTTGATGTAAACGATTTAAGCGTAAATATTGGCCCAGATAACCGCGATGTTGTAGTGCTAGGGGCAGATTCAAGTGCGGAGATAAATGCTTTTGCTCTTAAGTATCCCGTTCGCTTAAAGCTGCAAATAGAAGGGAGCCCATTTTACGATAGTGAGAAAAAAGCCGTGTTTTTACGCAACATTAAATTATTAGATTCGAGCGTAGATGCGGGCGGCTTTAAAGGTAATCTAGGCGCACTTGATAATGAAGCCATGGACGTTATAAACGCATTTTTAGCGGTAAATCCGGTTTATACATTAAACATGGATGACCCTAAAATGATGCTATTAAGCAAATTACCTCTAGATATGAAAGTCGTTGAAGGTGCAATTAAGTTAGTACCCCGCCTTTAA
- a CDS encoding sigma-54 interaction domain-containing protein — protein MIKQFLNDPKLLLNAVGEGIYGFDLSGNAVFVNPAAERMTGWKAGELLGKKIHQYHHHSHADGTPYPADECQIYCTMFDGKRREVKNEVFWRKDGSSFAVEYTSTPVYRNNELIGAVAVFRDISSQQQTQNALKEALAQVKHLSEQLQDENNYLIAELNEDWQDSGLVGQSHIFQTMLEQIKLVSETDSTVLILGENGTGKELVARNLHRLSDRANQAFIKVNCAAFTPSLLESELFGHERGAFTGANERRKGRFELADKGTLFLDEIAELPLEAQSKLLRVVQEQEFERVGGSTTLKVNIRVLAATNRDLWEMVQKGSFRIDLYYRLNVFPIKVPALRERKEDIPYLCTNLIIQLNKRLGKQLKGLSKKAISQLQSYDWPGNIRELQNVLEREAILSKHGVLKLSQPLQAGASNVVNGSLTLAEAQKHHIIAVLELSNWQISGDKGAASKLGLPESTLRSKMRKLGIAKNS, from the coding sequence ATGATTAAACAGTTTTTAAATGATCCCAAATTATTATTAAATGCCGTAGGTGAAGGCATTTACGGGTTCGACTTGTCGGGCAATGCGGTGTTTGTAAACCCAGCTGCAGAGCGCATGACAGGTTGGAAAGCCGGGGAGTTGTTAGGCAAAAAAATTCACCAATATCACCATCACAGCCATGCAGATGGCACACCTTACCCAGCAGATGAATGCCAAATATATTGCACTATGTTTGATGGTAAACGCCGAGAAGTTAAAAACGAAGTATTTTGGCGTAAAGACGGTAGCTCATTTGCAGTAGAATACACATCAACCCCAGTATATCGTAATAATGAGCTAATTGGGGCCGTAGCGGTATTTCGCGATATTTCATCGCAGCAGCAAACACAAAATGCATTAAAAGAGGCCTTAGCGCAAGTTAAGCATTTAAGTGAGCAACTACAAGATGAAAACAACTATTTAATTGCAGAGCTTAACGAAGACTGGCAAGACTCAGGGTTGGTTGGGCAGAGCCATATTTTTCAAACCATGCTTGAACAAATTAAACTCGTTAGCGAAACCGACAGCACCGTACTTATACTCGGTGAAAATGGCACGGGCAAAGAGCTGGTGGCTCGTAACTTACACCGTTTAAGCGATCGTGCTAATCAAGCCTTTATAAAAGTAAACTGTGCAGCGTTTACACCCAGCTTGTTAGAATCTGAGTTATTTGGCCACGAGAGAGGTGCTTTTACCGGTGCCAATGAGCGGCGTAAAGGGCGCTTTGAATTAGCAGACAAAGGCACTCTTTTTTTAGATGAAATAGCCGAACTTCCCCTTGAGGCGCAAAGTAAGCTCTTAAGAGTAGTGCAGGAACAAGAGTTTGAGCGCGTTGGCGGTAGCACTACATTAAAGGTAAATATTAGAGTGTTAGCGGCAACAAATCGCGATTTATGGGAAATGGTGCAAAAAGGTAGTTTTAGAATTGATTTATATTATCGCCTTAATGTGTTTCCTATTAAAGTGCCTGCACTAAGAGAGCGCAAAGAAGATATCCCTTATTTGTGTACTAATTTAATTATTCAGCTTAATAAGCGTTTGGGTAAGCAGCTAAAAGGTCTCAGTAAAAAAGCAATTAGCCAATTGCAATCCTACGACTGGCCTGGAAATATTCGCGAGCTCCAAAACGTACTTGAACGTGAAGCTATTTTATCAAAGCACGGCGTGCTTAAACTCAGCCAGCCTTTACAGGCGGGCGCAAGTAATGTGGTTAATGGATCTTTAACACTTGCTGAAGCACAAAAACACCATATTATTGCCGTGCTTGAGCTATCTAATTGGCAAATATCCGGTGATAAAGGCGCAGCAAGTAAGTTAGGGCTGCCAGAGAGCACACTGCGCTCTAAAATGCGTAAACTAGGTATTGCTAAGAATTCGTGA